The following is a genomic window from Clostridium sp..
TATAAGTCATTTCCTAATAAATTATATCATATATTATAATTACACAAAATTAAATCTAGTTTTTAAACTAAATCACTATTTTAAGACTCATACTATACTTTTTTTATACATTTAGAAGGATTTATTAAATATATATTGAATATAGTAGGTAATTGGATAGTTATATGTACTCATATAACTACTAAAAACATTTTAGGAGGTATTTTATGGGATCTTTAAAAAGTACAAAAACTGCAGAAAGTTTACTTAAAGCTTTTGCTGGAGAATCACAGGCTAGAAATAGATACACTTTCTATGCTTCTACAGCAAAAAAAGAAGGATATGTCCAAATTTCCAACATATTTACAGAAACCGCAAATAACGAAAAAGAACATGCCAAGAGATTTTTCAAATTTTTAAATGAAGATTTATGTGGAGAGGCTGTTGAAATAAACGCTTCCTATCCAGTTGCTTTAGGAGACACCAAAACAAATTTGAAAGCAGCAGCAGCAGGAGAAAATGAAGAGTGGTCTCAATTATACCCTGCATTTGCAAAAGTTGCCGATGAAGAAGGTTTTAGCACAATTGCAACAGTTTTCAGAAAAATTGCTGAAGTTGAAAAGCACCATGAAGAGAGATACAAAGCTTTACTTAAAAACATAGAAGAAGACAGAGTATTTACTAAGGACAAAGTATATAAATGGAAATGTAATAATTGTGGATATATATATGAAGGAACTTCAGCTCCAGAATCCTGTCCTGCCTGTGCACATCCAAAA
Proteins encoded in this region:
- the rbr gene encoding rubrerythrin, which translates into the protein MGSLKSTKTAESLLKAFAGESQARNRYTFYASTAKKEGYVQISNIFTETANNEKEHAKRFFKFLNEDLCGEAVEINASYPVALGDTKTNLKAAAAGENEEWSQLYPAFAKVADEEGFSTIATVFRKIAEVEKHHEERYKALLKNIEEDRVFTKDKVYKWKCNNCGYIYEGTSAPESCPACAHPKAYFELLADNF